In Gemmatimonadetes bacterium T265, one DNA window encodes the following:
- a CDS encoding membrane protein: protein MFAVSGALAAGRKQLDLLGVLVLALVTAVGGGTLRDVLLGRNPIFWLASPRYVAAIAVAALLTVAYTRRFRPPENALLVADAVGLGAYAIVGARIAERAGLPPASAVLLGAVTGAAGGAIRDVLCAEIPYVLRRGNLYASAALAGTAAYVGLEAAGVARDAAALAGAALTILVRLGSLRWQLQLPVYRLEEPRERPLFPRHVTARVTGEHVIPGPPPAR from the coding sequence GTGTTCGCCGTCTCGGGCGCGCTCGCCGCGGGACGCAAGCAGCTCGACCTCCTCGGCGTGCTCGTCCTCGCGCTCGTCACCGCCGTGGGCGGCGGGACACTTCGCGACGTGCTGCTCGGGCGGAATCCGATCTTCTGGCTTGCCAGCCCGCGCTACGTGGCGGCGATCGCGGTGGCGGCGCTCCTCACGGTCGCGTACACGCGTCGCTTCCGCCCGCCCGAGAACGCGCTCCTCGTCGCCGACGCGGTCGGACTTGGGGCCTACGCGATCGTCGGCGCGCGCATCGCCGAACGGGCGGGGCTCCCGCCGGCGAGCGCGGTGCTGTTGGGTGCGGTGACCGGGGCCGCAGGCGGCGCGATCCGCGATGTCCTCTGCGCCGAGATCCCGTACGTGCTGCGGCGCGGCAACCTGTACGCGAGCGCCGCGCTCGCCGGTACGGCGGCGTACGTCGGCCTCGAGGCGGCGGGCGTGGCGCGCGACGCAGCCGCCCTCGCAGGTGCGGCGCTCACGATCCTGGTGCGCCTCGGCTCGCTGCGCTGGCAGCTTCAGTTGCCCGTGTACCGCCTGGAGGAGCCGCGCGAGCGCCCGTTGTTCCCGCGGCACGTCACGGCACGTGTCACGGGCGAACACGTCATCCCGGGTCCGCCGCCGGCGCGCTGA
- a CDS encoding oxidoreductase, producing the protein MPNGQETMMANNRAVRLHGYGGPDTVTVDDVPAPRAGPGEVTVRVAVAGMNPFDRKLRSGALRDELPLTFPVTLGAELAGTVEALGDGVGGLTVGQRVVGWTGNLGAYARLVALGAAALVPVPDGLGDAEAAAVPVAGLTASQALFEHGGLVAGRTVLIHGGSGAVGSFAVQLAARAGATVIATASAPNLAYVRELGAARAVDYADAAALAQVSAVDLVLDLAGRGLDQLWPTLKPGGTLISTAAFDVAARAPASLTARAIQMHADAGQLAALVRRVADGELRATVGRTVAFDDAAAVIEGLGAGPPGKTVLAVR; encoded by the coding sequence ATGCCGAACGGGCAGGAGACGATGATGGCGAACAATCGCGCCGTGCGGCTGCACGGCTACGGCGGCCCCGACACCGTCACGGTCGACGACGTGCCCGCGCCGCGGGCGGGGCCTGGCGAGGTGACCGTTCGCGTCGCGGTGGCGGGCATGAACCCGTTCGACCGCAAGCTGCGCTCGGGCGCACTCCGGGACGAACTCCCGCTGACGTTTCCCGTCACGCTCGGGGCGGAGCTCGCGGGCACGGTCGAGGCACTCGGCGACGGCGTCGGCGGCCTGACGGTCGGCCAGCGCGTTGTGGGGTGGACCGGCAACCTGGGCGCGTACGCCCGCCTCGTTGCGTTAGGCGCCGCCGCGCTGGTGCCGGTGCCGGACGGGTTGGGCGACGCCGAGGCGGCGGCGGTCCCGGTCGCGGGGCTCACGGCGTCGCAGGCGCTGTTCGAGCACGGCGGGCTCGTCGCCGGGCGGACGGTGCTGATCCACGGCGGGTCGGGCGCCGTGGGGAGCTTCGCGGTCCAGTTGGCCGCGCGGGCCGGTGCGACGGTGATCGCGACCGCGTCGGCGCCGAACCTCGCGTACGTCCGCGAGCTGGGGGCCGCGCGGGCGGTCGACTACGCCGACGCGGCGGCGCTCGCGCAGGTCTCGGCGGTCGACCTCGTCCTCGACCTCGCCGGGCGCGGACTCGACCAGCTCTGGCCGACGCTGAAGCCGGGCGGGACCCTGATCAGCACGGCCGCGTTCGACGTCGCGGCGCGCGCGCCGGCCTCGCTCACCGCGCGCGCGATCCAGATGCACGCCGACGCCGGCCAACTCGCCGCGCTCGTCCGCCGCGTCGCGGATGGCGAGCTCCGCGCGACCGTCGGACGGACGGTCGCGTTCGACGACGCCGCGGCGGTCATCGAGGGGCTCGGCGCGGGGCCGCCGGGCAAGACGGTGCTCGCCGTGCGCTGA
- a CDS encoding UPF0056 inner membrane protein, which translates to MTLGSAAVLLFFVMDPLGNVPLFLAALRHVEPDRSRAVIVRELCIALGILVAFLFVGRYVLELLHVSRAALTAGGGFVLLLIALRMVFPTAEHSLREDVAGEPLVVPLAVPYTAGPSMLATELLFMTREPERWPVWLGAVCLAWLASAVILYFASDLRRVLGERGLTAVERLMGMLLVVVGVEMLMAGIAEYLRR; encoded by the coding sequence GTGACCCTCGGCTCCGCCGCCGTGCTGCTCTTCTTCGTCATGGACCCGCTCGGGAACGTGCCGCTCTTCCTCGCCGCGCTGCGGCACGTGGAGCCGGACCGGTCCCGCGCCGTGATCGTGCGCGAGCTGTGCATCGCGCTCGGCATCCTCGTCGCGTTCCTCTTCGTGGGCCGCTACGTGCTCGAGCTGCTCCACGTCTCACGCGCGGCGCTTACGGCGGGCGGCGGCTTCGTGCTGCTCCTCATCGCGCTCCGCATGGTGTTCCCCACGGCCGAGCATTCGCTCCGCGAGGACGTGGCCGGGGAACCCCTCGTCGTCCCGCTCGCGGTCCCGTACACGGCGGGGCCGTCGATGCTCGCCACCGAATTGCTGTTCATGACCCGCGAACCCGAGCGCTGGCCGGTGTGGCTCGGCGCGGTCTGCCTCGCGTGGCTCGCCTCGGCGGTGATCCTCTACTTCGCGTCCGACCTGCGCCGCGTCCTCGGCGAGCGCGGCCTCACGGCGGTGGAACGGCTGATGGGAATGCTGCTCGTCGTCGTGGGCGTCGAGATGCTGATGGCGGGCATCGCGGAGTATCTCCGCCGCTGA